From Schistocerca cancellata isolate TAMUIC-IGC-003103 chromosome 10, iqSchCanc2.1, whole genome shotgun sequence:
gcagagcgcctctcttgcagtgtctgccacttgagtttgctaaacatctccgtaacgccatcacgcttaccaaataaccctgtgacgaaacgcgccgctcttctttggatcttctctatctcctccgtcaacccgatctggtacggatcccacattgatgagcaatactcaagtataggtcgaacgagtgttttgtaagccacctcctttgtagatggactacattttctaaggacgctcccaatgaatctcaacctggcaccctccttaccaacaattaattttatatgatcattccacttcaaatcgttccgcacgcatactcccagatattttacagaagtaactgctaccagtgtttgttccgctatcatataatcatacagtaaagtatccttctttctatgtattcgcaatacactacatttgtctatgttaagggtcagttgcctctccctgcaccaaatgcctattcgctgcagatcttcctgcatttcgctgcaattttctaatgatgcaacttctctgtgtactacagcatcatccgtgaaaagccagatggaacttccgacactacctacaaggtcatttatatgcattgtgaaaagtaatggtcccataaaactccatATCAGAGTAAAGATGAGCTTCTGTGAAACGCGTGTTATCTTTAACGACAGCAGGTTTTGTTCGTGAGGAGTTACCGAGAAGCAGTCACTGTACACCTCTGTCTTAACAGGTATACCTCGCCGCCGTGCTGGTCGCGTCAGCACTAGCGGAAGAGGCACGCAGCAGTTACACGGCCAAGAAGCACGACAAGCGCGGCATCCTCACCGGGGCGCACTCCATCGGCGACTTCATCGGCGGAGGAGCCCTTCTGGGCGGGGGCATCGGAGGTGGCTACATCGGCAGCGGCCTGGGCTACGCCGGGGGCTACGGTTACGGTGGTGGTCTGAGTGCTGGAGCCATCGGCCTGGGATCCGGCGGCGGTCTGAGTGCCGGCGCCATCGGCCTCGGATCCGGACTCGGCGCCGGGTCCCTGGGGGGCGGCGGCATCGGACTGGGATCCGGACTCGGCGCCGGGTCCCTGGGAGGCGGCGGCATCGGACTGGGCGGAGGCGCCGTCGGCATCGGCGGGCCCATCGTGACAGTCCAGCCCACAGAGACCGTGGTGCAGACTGTCAGGGTACCGGTCCCCCAACCCGTCGCCGTCCCGGTCGACCGCCCCGTCCCCGTCCCCCAGGCAGTCCCAGTCCCGGTCAACCGTCCGGTCCCCGTCCCCCACCCGGTGCCCGTCAGGGTCCCCCACCCGGTGCCCGTGTCCGTCCCCAGCCCCTACCCCGTGGAAGTGCCCAGGCCCGTGCCGGTCGCCGTCAACAGGCCGGTCCCCGTGCCGGTCCCCCAGCCGTACCCCGTCCGCGTCCCCCAGGCGGTCCCGGTCGGAGTACCCCAGCCCGTACCGGTCCGCGTGCCCGTGGCCCAGCCCATTGCGGTCCCGGTGCCGGTCAGTTCCGGCTTCTCCGGTGGTGCCATCCTAGCCGGCGGCGGTCTCGGGTCCGGACTCGGAGGAGGCTACGGACTCGGCGGCGCGGCGCTGTCGTCCGGGTACCTCGGCTCTGGACTCCTGGCTGGTGGATACGGCTCCAGTGGGATACTGTCGTCCGGTCTGTACGGTGGTGCCTACTCTGGCAGCCTACTGTCTGGGCACGGCTACGCTGGAAGCTACAAGAGCTACCATTAAAGCTCTGATCCAGCACTGAGGTGTCTGCCGTCGGTGGGGATCTCGACATCTGTCCCCAAATTAGTGAGGGCGTGTGAACCAAACCATGAACTGGAGGTGGCTCCTAAATGGTGTCGAATGGGCTTTATAGTACCTGAAAAGCAGCTTTCTCATACCAAACAGCAGACCTCCACTCCACATTACGCCCTGTTTGTTCGTCTTCATTCACTTACATTTCCTTCATTTCATTAATGTGAGACTGCCATTCGATTTTCATAAATTTCGCCACTGATATGTAATCACTTTTGTACTTACTTAGAATGTATGTCATTGCAATGACTTTGCAATAAAGACACTGTTTtaagtagaaattatttatttttgaataaaaTCAATGCCctcatacacaaacaaaaaaatgttcaaatgtgtgtgaaatcttatgggacttaactgctaaggtcatcagtccctaagcttacacactacttaacctaaattatcctaaggagaaacacacacacacccatgcctgtgggaggactcgaacctccgcctggaccagccgcattCACAAACAGGAAGCCTTTGGTAAGTTACTGATGTTGCGGATTTCTTTAAATGGACAGATCAGCAAATCAAGTTACATTTCTTTTTGCGTTCGTACATCAAAGTTTTAATGGTTCAGAGTGATTCTACAAGTACTTAATGTCCCGTCAGTATGTTATTTAAGTCAAAGTAGAATCTGAGTTGAAGAAGGATGGCATAAGAAATCAACTTTCAGTTTGGTATTTCTAAACGAAAAGTATAATTAGTATGAGTCGTAcacgcccgcccggctagccgcacggttttccatctgcctcggcgaatgatgACTGGTTCCCCTGTTTcggtctcagttacactatgtcagtgacTGCTGCGCAGACActatctccacgtacgtgtacaccataattagtctaccatgcaaacatttggagttacactcgtctggtatgagacgttccaggctggggtccactgggggccgaaccgcacaataaccctggattcggtgtgaggcggcagtggggtgggtggactgctgtggcctcttatcgggttgtgaactactgaggactactccgtcgtttctaggtccccggttcaatacacactaCGCACAATATACAATGCGTTGTAGAGAGTTTTGAATTACTTTCTCCTTGTATAACATACCAGTGTTATAACCAATAAGCTACTTCACCAAATCTACGTTTGAAAAGTGAAAGAAAGACAGAATCAAAAGGAGCATTGAAAATTGACTAAATTCTTGCAGAT
This genomic window contains:
- the LOC126106248 gene encoding probable H/ACA ribonucleoprotein complex subunit 1, with translation MYSETTKDRAASEPAARALGESLQAAGSFPLDEFSRHSSLKARPPLYAVCSPTQHRRPPEVYLAAVLVASALAEEARSSYTAKKHDKRGILTGAHSIGDFIGGGALLGGGIGGGYIGSGLGYAGGYGYGGGLSAGAIGLGSGGGLSAGAIGLGSGLGAGSLGGGGIGLGSGLGAGSLGGGGIGLGGGAVGIGGPIVTVQPTETVVQTVRVPVPQPVAVPVDRPVPVPQAVPVPVNRPVPVPHPVPVRVPHPVPVSVPSPYPVEVPRPVPVAVNRPVPVPVPQPYPVRVPQAVPVGVPQPVPVRVPVAQPIAVPVPVSSGFSGGAILAGGGLGSGLGGGYGLGGAALSSGYLGSGLLAGGYGSSGILSSGLYGGAYSGSLLSGHGYAGSYKSYH